The Candidatus Zixiibacteriota bacterium genomic interval TAATGGACGGCAGCCGCAGCGACTTGCCGTAGCCCGCGCGAAGCGTGTAGTGATAGCGGCGGCCGTACGATATCGCCGCGCCTATGCGCGGTGACCACGACTCCGATACATGCGACTCCCCGCGATCGAGCAGCGTCACATAATCGGCTTCCGTCTGCGCGTAGTCATACCGCATGGCGGCATCCAGCGCGACGCGATCCACGGGAATGCCACGAGCGACATCGAAGCGCTGTGACACCATCAGCGCCGCGCCTCTGCTCCTCCTGATCGACAGTCCCATCGCAAACCGGGACCGAAGATAATCGTCGTGAAACAGACGGTCGCGACGGTACTCCAGCAGACCGCGAACCTGATTCCCCCGCCAGATCTGTGCCTGAGAGCTCTGCTTGATCGACACCTGGTCATTGAGGAAACGGCTGTCGTAATGATAGGCCGGGCTGATTGCCGGGTCGAGATTACGGAACGACTGATCGAATTGCGTGAATCCAAACGACAGCTCATGCTGGTGCAAAGGCATCGCGGCATACGTCAACGCCGCCGTGCCGATCAGCCGGTCGTCCCGCGCCCGTCCGGTCGTGTCCGGACGCGACACCGAACCCGGCAGTCCCCGACGCGTCCGATGATGATGAACCGAGTACGAAAGCGACAGCGGCCGGGCAAGCTGCGCCATCCCCGATCCGAAGTAGTTTTCGGTCCGGACTTCATTGTTCTGACGGACGCCTTCGTAGGTGACCGGCTCTCCAGCGGAGCCGCCGACCGCATACGCGTACTCAAAATCTCCGTCGGCTTCACGATGGCTGTAGTTGAATCGATTCGACACGCCATTGAGCAGAATCGGATTATTCAGATCGACCCCGCCTTCAAGCGCGTGGTACGCGCCGATCGACGAGTACAGGTTCACCAGGCGATCGCGTTCGTACGCCTCGGGCCGGGTCACGATGTTGATTGCGCCGGCCAGCGCGTCCGGGCCGAACTCGGCCGACGCCCCGCCCGTGTGCACCTCGATCCGTTCCACCAACTCCAGCGGAATCCCGCTCAGGTCGGCGACTCCGGTCCCCGATGCGTTGAGCCTCTGGCCGTCGATCAGCACCAGCACCTGCTTGGATGAACTCCCCCGCATCCGTATCTCCACCGGCCCGGCGCCTCCCGCCTCCTGTACGTAAAGACCATCGACCCTTTGCAGCACATCGGTCAGCGAACCCGCCCGGCTCGTGCGGATGGCTTCCTTGTCGATCACCAGCGGGCGCGCCGAACTTAACGGTCGTCGCACATCCTCAACCGACACGCTGCCGAGATCATACACGGTCGGTGTCATCCGGATCTCCACCTGTACGGGGTGATCCGAGCTCACTTGCACACCGGTCGGCGGCGGCGGCTCATAACCTACTGACCGCACGACGATCTCATACCGCCCTTCGGGCACGAGACGAAACGCAAACGTGCCGTCGGCAGCCGTCACGGTCACGAAACCGGCCGGCTGAAGGCTCACGGTCGCTGACGGCACCGCTGAGCCGGACCGGTCGTCAAGAACCACGCCGGATACCCTCACCAGCGGGGTAGTGGTTCCATCCGGGAATGCCGCTCCATAGGCTATTGCGGAAAACAAGAGAAGCAGGGTGAGGGCGGCGCCGCCGACGGCGTACCGCCTTCGGGGGGGATCGTGCTTTCGATCCCTCAAGGTACGAAAAAAGCGCTGCATGGAACCTCCATGGAGCGCCACTGGCGTAGGTGGTCGTTGACCGATCAGCCCGCGCTGATGGCACACCAAAACCGATAGATGATACGGCAGGTTTCCTGGCTCCGGCTTCAGGCCTCAGCGGGCGCCTTCCCTGATCAACTCAAGTGGCGTTGTGCCCGGCGAGTAGCCGTTACAGTAGCGGGGCTGCGACGGATTTCCACCGCCTTCCCTATTACCCGTCCCCATGGACGGCACCGTATCGGTGTTATCCAAGGTTACGCGCGCCGACGTGCGCCGTCAAGGCAAAAAAACAGCCGGGCATCACAACGATGCCCGGCTGGGAATCCTTCCGGTCGCGCGCCCTTAGAAGGCGGCCTTCACCGTGAAGAACTGATTGTCGTCGAATACGTCGGTCTCAGCCCAGGAGTACTCGAAGGTGAACCGGGTGTCGCCGAACATGACGTTCAGGCCGGCGCCCAGAGTCAACCCGTAGATGTACGAATCCTGGTCCGAGAAGTTATAGCCTGCGCGAAGCGCATAGCGGCCGTCGTACATATACTCGAATCCGCCCTGGAAATAGTCGTCCGAATAGTTGTTGGACCGGAAATTTCCGGACAGGCTCGAGAAATGCGGACCGTTGTCCACGAAATCGTACGCCAGACCGATATTGATCGAGCTCGGCAGGTCGAACGACGAGGAGATCGGCCGTCCGGCGCGGTCGCCGATGTCGCGATCGAACCCGATACCGTCGAACTCCATCTCCGGGCCGTAGTTCTTGATCGACAGACCCAGCGTCACGCCACTCCAGCGCGGGTCGTACAGGAAGCCGACGTCAAACGCCATACCGGTCGCCGATGCTTCGAAAATGCTCTCGTGAATGAACATCCCCGACACGCCGAACGACACGTTG includes:
- a CDS encoding TonB-dependent receptor encodes the protein MQRFFRTLRDRKHDPPRRRYAVGGAALTLLLLFSAIAYGAAFPDGTTTPLVRVSGVVLDDRSGSAVPSATVSLQPAGFVTVTAADGTFAFRLVPEGRYEIVVRSVGYEPPPPTGVQVSSDHPVQVEIRMTPTVYDLGSVSVEDVRRPLSSARPLVIDKEAIRTSRAGSLTDVLQRVDGLYVQEAGGAGPVEIRMRGSSSKQVLVLIDGQRLNASGTGVADLSGIPLELVERIEVHTGGASAEFGPDALAGAINIVTRPEAYERDRLVNLYSSIGAYHALEGGVDLNNPILLNGVSNRFNYSHREADGDFEYAYAVGGSAGEPVTYEGVRQNNEVRTENYFGSGMAQLARPLSLSYSVHHHRTRRGLPGSVSRPDTTGRARDDRLIGTAALTYAAMPLHQHELSFGFTQFDQSFRNLDPAISPAYHYDSRFLNDQVSIKQSSQAQIWRGNQVRGLLEYRRDRLFHDDYLRSRFAMGLSIRRSRGAALMVSQRFDVARGIPVDRVALDAAMRYDYAQTEADYVTLLDRGESHVSESWSPRIGAAISYGRRYHYTLRAGYGKSLRLPSINALFWRGDARSTGNPDLRPEHAEHSDISLEIAGDLLGAEVDAHVTYFHSNVTDMVVWMVNFQDQWQPMNLGRARITGHEESLAVSALGKRIRLEWHNAVTDAVNKVPDHATYNKRLVFYPRYLSRLSVEGRLGVVSARYSIRWADKTYTNDANTKYYGAYRVDDLALGVEFSLGAHWTAGGTARIDNLRDRDYVLLANYPMPGRTIGADIRLTFTPGSGRTSAQAELAADNRAH
- a CDS encoding PorV/PorQ family protein encodes the protein MKHKTILVLVVLLAVSVTSVYAGNTQRIGTAGAQELLIPIGSRGTAMGGAVLSTTTGVESMYWNPAGLASLEGTEAMFTYLPYIADIDVNWVGVATYIEGFGTLGAGAKVVSIGDLEETTDAFPDGTGREFSPTLSVINVSYARVLTANVSFGVSGMFIHESIFEASATGMAFDVGFLYDPRWSGVTLGLSIKNYGPEMEFDGIGFDRDIGDRAGRPISSSFDLPSSINIGLAYDFVDNGPHFSSLSGNFRSNNYSDDYFQGGFEYMYDGRYALRAGYNFSDQDSYIYGLTLGAGLNVMFGDTRFTFEYSWAETDVFDDNQFFTVKAAF